From one Gemmatimonadaceae bacterium genomic stretch:
- a CDS encoding ankyrin repeat domain-containing protein has protein sequence MSPAKIVAVLNWVAVGIICLVAGAEALSPAKGGDAATRGFGQAFFVLAFIAVVVLVGLNVLPFNWTKYVALGLVALPILFFQIWPVWQEKQRIARNEARYKMEDAQPIFEDQQRDQIARAIRGGDLDKLKVLLQSPVERLNERGALLANAISEASYAGYRDEEKLEGVRLLLAAGAKFDSTKALDVPPHFSAAQGGRVELLRLLLEQGADANAYQVHLEYSILFEAVAATGTPEAAVRALLEFGADPNATAVFDKAVGPMTPLWRAARLNRWGVCAALLEHGADPNFKLAGGPSFRDYVQEAEKGLSQSDVERRADFDRMKKVLDRVKR, from the coding sequence ATGAGTCCTGCCAAAATCGTCGCCGTCCTCAATTGGGTGGCCGTCGGAATCATCTGCCTGGTTGCGGGCGCCGAGGCCCTGTCCCCTGCGAAAGGTGGCGATGCGGCAACCCGGGGGTTTGGGCAAGCCTTCTTTGTGTTGGCGTTCATTGCGGTGGTCGTGTTGGTCGGGCTGAACGTCTTGCCCTTCAATTGGACGAAGTACGTGGCGTTGGGGTTGGTCGCCCTGCCAATTCTGTTCTTTCAGATCTGGCCAGTGTGGCAAGAGAAGCAGCGTATTGCGCGGAATGAGGCGCGGTACAAGATGGAAGATGCCCAGCCCATTTTCGAAGATCAGCAGCGGGACCAAATTGCCCGGGCCATTCGTGGAGGCGACTTGGACAAGCTCAAAGTCCTGCTGCAATCGCCTGTCGAACGGCTCAATGAGCGGGGCGCGTTGCTGGCCAACGCGATTTCAGAGGCGTCCTATGCCGGCTATCGGGATGAGGAGAAGCTTGAAGGCGTCCGACTGCTGCTGGCCGCTGGAGCAAAATTCGATAGCACAAAGGCCCTGGACGTCCCGCCGCACTTCAGCGCCGCACAGGGCGGTCGTGTGGAGCTGCTGCGCTTGCTCCTGGAGCAAGGCGCCGATGCCAATGCGTACCAGGTGCACCTGGAATACTCGATTCTTTTTGAGGCCGTCGCCGCCACCGGAACACCCGAAGCAGCGGTGCGAGCGTTGCTGGAGTTCGGTGCAGACCCCAATGCGACGGCCGTGTTTGATAAGGCCGTTGGTCCGATGACACCGCTATGGAGGGCAGCACGATTGAATCGTTGGGGCGTGTGTGCGGCGCTGCTTGAACACGGTGCCGATCCCAACTTCAAACTCGCTGGCGGGCCATCGTTCCGGGATTATGTACAAGAAGCCGAAAAGGGGCTCTCCCAAAGTGACGTTGAGCGAAGGGCGGACTTTGACCGGATGAAGAAGGTGTTGGATCGTGTGAAAAGGTAG
- a CDS encoding TonB family protein, translated as MIARWMLGALVFSGLVSLAALAAEHLLRLARGARRTPWMLAILACVGWPMLAPFFVQSAPPTGAVGEVVQGLGNTVVPIAHAPSFDWTAAMGRLDPVLLTLWVVASATLLWQLVRAAFMLRRVQREARRADIDGAPVLVHDALGPAAIGVITPRVIVPTWLLELDPSLRALVLTHEQEHCRAGDSRVVWLGVLSTALMPWNTALWWLASRFRLAMEIDCDTRTLRGADPAPYARLLLLIAHRHGTARYVPTLSPTAAQLQRRIQAMQTTVIRFRVWHALAAAATGTLAIAAACSPRVSSNLTAPSPVEPPTTARVATTPTSSAATATVTPEADQRQEAVLLPGSRGPRYPESMRAAGVTANVFAQFVVNADGTVDTATLKIVRVTTSEGADQTEARAAFGAAVKASLAEMRYTAARVNGRDVRQLVSMPFAFSLAGPTPANESTVKPIPTNSSLPYFDFQVEKPAQARPGVKGPRYPEELRNSKIEGRVLAQFVVDADGVPDMSTFKAVKSDHQGFTDAVRAALADMRFEPAMIGGKRVKQLMQAPFEFSLSR; from the coding sequence GTGATCGCGCGCTGGATGCTGGGTGCCCTGGTGTTCTCCGGGCTCGTGTCGCTGGCCGCGCTTGCCGCCGAACATCTGCTGCGCCTCGCACGCGGGGCGCGCCGAACGCCGTGGATGCTGGCCATCCTCGCGTGTGTGGGGTGGCCGATGCTCGCGCCGTTCTTCGTGCAGTCTGCGCCACCTACCGGTGCGGTGGGCGAGGTGGTCCAGGGACTGGGCAACACTGTCGTGCCGATCGCTCACGCGCCATCGTTTGACTGGACCGCGGCGATGGGACGTCTGGACCCGGTGCTGCTCACCTTGTGGGTGGTCGCGTCGGCCACGTTGCTGTGGCAGCTCGTGCGCGCGGCATTCATGCTGCGCCGCGTGCAACGTGAGGCGCGCCGCGCCGACATTGACGGGGCGCCGGTGTTGGTGCACGATGCCCTTGGACCTGCGGCCATCGGTGTTATCACGCCACGGGTGATTGTCCCGACGTGGCTGCTTGAGCTTGACCCATCGCTGAGGGCGCTGGTGCTCACGCACGAACAGGAGCATTGTCGCGCCGGCGATTCGCGCGTGGTGTGGCTGGGTGTGTTGTCAACGGCTCTGATGCCGTGGAATACCGCCCTCTGGTGGTTGGCCTCGCGCTTTCGTCTCGCCATGGAAATTGACTGCGATACCCGCACGCTCAGGGGTGCCGATCCCGCGCCCTACGCCCGACTGCTCCTGCTCATTGCGCACCGCCACGGCACCGCGCGTTACGTACCCACACTTTCACCGACCGCCGCCCAACTTCAGCGGAGAATTCAAGCCATGCAGACCACTGTGATTCGTTTCCGTGTATGGCACGCCCTCGCGGCCGCCGCCACTGGTACGCTTGCCATTGCCGCGGCGTGTTCGCCGCGCGTGTCTTCGAACCTGACGGCGCCGTCGCCGGTTGAACCACCGACCACGGCCCGCGTTGCCACAACGCCGACGTCGTCGGCCGCCACCGCGACGGTGACGCCGGAAGCCGACCAGCGACAGGAGGCCGTGTTGCTGCCGGGGAGTCGCGGCCCGCGCTACCCCGAGTCCATGCGCGCGGCCGGCGTCACGGCGAACGTGTTTGCGCAGTTTGTCGTGAACGCCGATGGCACGGTGGATACGGCGACACTGAAGATTGTGCGTGTGACCACCAGCGAAGGGGCGGACCAGACGGAGGCACGCGCAGCGTTCGGCGCCGCCGTAAAAGCGTCGCTGGCCGAGATGCGCTACACCGCCGCACGCGTGAATGGGCGCGATGTCCGCCAACTGGTGTCCATGCCGTTCGCATTTTCACTTGCCGGACCGACGCCTGCCAACGAGTCAACGGTCAAGCCAATTCCCACGAATTCGTCGCTGCCATACTTCGATTTTCAGGTCGAGAAGCCCGCGCAAGCGCGACCGGGCGTGAAAGGACCGCGATATCCGGAGGAGCTGCGCAACAGCAAGATCGAAGGTCGTGTGCTCGCGCAGTTTGTCGTTGATGCTGACGGCGTGCCGGACATGTCCACGTTCAAGGCCGTCAAATCGGATCATCAGGGCTTCACCGACGCCGTGCGCGCGGCGCTCGCCGACATGCGCTTTGAGCCGGCCATGATTGGTGGCAAACGGGTGAAACAACTGATGCAAGCCCCGTTCGAATTCTCGCTTTCGCGCTGA
- a CDS encoding BlaI/MecI/CopY family transcriptional regulator — protein MVNATLGERELEVMAVLWEIGSGTVAEVRERLDAGLAYTTVLTIMRNLEAKRFVRREEEGRGHRYFPRVQQHTAQRTALTRLVSEFFDGSPQALLAQLVDQHGVSAEELQQLARVIRERAK, from the coding sequence ATGGTCAATGCGACGTTGGGTGAGCGCGAACTTGAAGTGATGGCCGTACTGTGGGAAATCGGTTCGGGGACGGTCGCGGAGGTGCGCGAGCGACTCGACGCCGGACTTGCGTACACCACGGTGCTGACCATCATGCGCAACCTCGAAGCCAAGCGGTTCGTGCGGCGCGAGGAGGAAGGGCGCGGGCATCGCTACTTCCCCCGTGTCCAGCAGCACACCGCGCAACGCACAGCGCTCACGCGCCTGGTGTCGGAGTTCTTCGATGGATCTCCGCAGGCACTCCTCGCGCAACTGGTTGACCAGCACGGGGTCTCGGCCGAGGAGCTCCAACAGCTGGCGCGTGTAATCCGGGAGCGTGCCAAGTGA
- a CDS encoding glycoside hydrolase family 127 protein, which yields MSNHDSGKDLTRRELLQRFTASVLVTVSATPIGQAFALTSHAEPEVTRLVNTEPVNAVAGVDRVVMKHGKTYLNGWAGYGTPPRPGRGRRGAAASAPTGPAPRTTWSKVSGPGTVTFADPNAASTTATFSAAGDYVLRVTANNGDTTAESTLTVKVELPPPVKQLSPVVTTRHTITSPLWSARTKILITKWIPHCIEQCTRTDIPAGRGDGGLDNFIEAAKALRGEPHAAHRGYVFSNAWVHQTVESMSLALMVDPQGDTEIVAAQNHMRTTLNEWIPIILAAQHPDGYLHTALTLRDVPRPDGPGIPGGSSQPWTQRWSASARANHEGYVAGYFIESAINHYSMTDRKDDRLYTAAKRLCDCWADHIGPAPKQEWFDGHQEMEQALVRFGRFVNEVEGGGKGDRYVALAKFLLDCRGNGSEYDQSHVPVTQQYEAVGHAVRAVYNYSAMADVAVETHDVDYQSAVKSLWDNITHKKYYLTGGVGSGETSEGFGPNYSLRNNAYCEACSSCGEIFFQWKLHLAYHDAKYADLFEQTLYNALLGALDLEGTAFFYTNPLAQTGPRSAWHGVPCCTGNIPRTLLMLPTWMYSKDTQAIHVNLFAGSRVLVDKVAGTDVEMVQDTNYPWSGNVAITVNPTVPARFSINIRMPTRDASALYAATPKADGISSLKVNGRAERMNVVNGYAVVTRRWSAGDTIELALPMTVQRVRADARIEADVGRVALRYGPLVYNIEKVDQDIDGVLAPDAPLTTEWRGDLLGGVTVITGAFANGAPMTAIPHYARFNRNPAPPPPPPRPDSATAAANAAANAIEVATAAATAIAAGKPLPRPAGPTASSIVWIRERPA from the coding sequence ATGAGCAACCACGACTCTGGCAAGGATCTCACCCGGCGCGAGCTCCTGCAACGGTTCACGGCCAGTGTGCTGGTGACCGTGAGCGCGACGCCGATCGGTCAGGCGTTTGCGTTGACGTCACACGCCGAGCCGGAAGTTACCAGACTGGTCAACACCGAGCCGGTCAACGCGGTTGCCGGTGTCGATCGGGTGGTGATGAAACACGGAAAAACCTACTTGAACGGATGGGCAGGGTACGGTACACCGCCAAGGCCGGGGCGTGGACGACGAGGTGCCGCCGCGTCCGCCCCCACGGGTCCGGCGCCACGAACCACATGGAGCAAAGTGTCAGGTCCGGGCACGGTCACCTTTGCCGACCCGAACGCCGCCAGCACCACGGCGACCTTCTCGGCGGCCGGCGACTACGTGTTGCGAGTGACCGCCAACAATGGCGACACGACGGCCGAGTCGACACTCACGGTGAAGGTGGAACTACCGCCACCGGTCAAGCAGCTGTCGCCGGTGGTGACCACGCGTCACACGATCACGAGCCCGCTGTGGAGCGCGCGCACAAAAATCCTCATCACGAAATGGATTCCGCACTGCATCGAGCAGTGCACGCGCACGGATATTCCCGCCGGTCGCGGCGACGGCGGCCTGGACAACTTCATCGAAGCGGCCAAGGCGCTGCGCGGCGAACCGCATGCGGCGCACCGCGGGTATGTGTTTTCGAACGCGTGGGTGCACCAAACCGTGGAGTCGATGAGTCTGGCGTTGATGGTGGATCCGCAGGGTGACACCGAGATCGTCGCCGCGCAGAATCACATGCGCACCACGCTCAACGAATGGATTCCCATCATTCTCGCCGCGCAGCATCCCGATGGGTATCTGCACACGGCCCTCACGCTCCGCGATGTGCCGCGACCGGATGGGCCTGGAATTCCGGGTGGCTCGTCACAACCCTGGACGCAGCGCTGGAGTGCGTCGGCGCGAGCCAACCATGAGGGATACGTGGCGGGCTATTTCATCGAGTCGGCAATCAACCACTACTCGATGACCGACCGTAAGGATGACCGACTGTACACGGCCGCGAAGAGGCTCTGTGACTGCTGGGCCGACCACATCGGCCCCGCTCCCAAGCAGGAATGGTTTGACGGGCATCAGGAGATGGAGCAGGCGCTCGTGCGTTTCGGCCGTTTTGTGAACGAAGTGGAAGGCGGTGGCAAAGGTGATCGGTACGTTGCCCTGGCCAAGTTCCTGCTGGATTGTCGTGGCAACGGATCGGAGTACGACCAGAGTCATGTACCGGTGACACAGCAGTACGAAGCCGTGGGCCATGCGGTGCGCGCCGTGTACAACTATTCGGCGATGGCCGATGTGGCCGTCGAAACGCACGACGTCGACTACCAAAGCGCCGTCAAGTCGCTCTGGGACAACATCACCCACAAGAAGTACTACCTCACCGGTGGTGTCGGGAGCGGAGAAACATCAGAAGGATTCGGGCCCAACTATTCGCTCCGCAATAATGCCTACTGCGAAGCCTGTTCCAGTTGCGGCGAGATCTTCTTTCAGTGGAAGCTGCATCTCGCGTACCATGACGCGAAATATGCCGACCTCTTCGAGCAGACGCTCTACAACGCGTTGCTGGGGGCACTCGACCTGGAGGGCACCGCATTTTTCTATACCAATCCGCTGGCACAGACGGGCCCACGCTCGGCCTGGCATGGGGTTCCGTGCTGCACCGGCAACATTCCGCGCACGCTGCTCATGCTGCCCACGTGGATGTATTCGAAAGATACGCAGGCGATCCACGTCAACTTGTTTGCGGGAAGCAGAGTCCTTGTGGACAAGGTGGCGGGTACCGATGTCGAAATGGTGCAGGACACGAACTACCCCTGGAGCGGCAACGTCGCGATCACGGTGAATCCCACGGTGCCCGCGCGGTTTTCGATCAACATCCGCATGCCGACGCGCGATGCGAGCGCGTTGTATGCGGCCACGCCGAAAGCAGACGGGATCTCGTCGCTCAAGGTGAATGGTCGCGCCGAGCGGATGAATGTGGTGAACGGGTATGCGGTGGTGACGCGCAGGTGGAGCGCGGGCGACACGATCGAGTTGGCGCTGCCCATGACGGTGCAGCGCGTGCGGGCCGACGCCAGGATCGAGGCGGACGTCGGCCGCGTGGCGCTCCGGTACGGACCGCTCGTGTATAACATCGAGAAGGTGGATCAGGACATTGACGGGGTGCTGGCGCCCGACGCACCACTCACCACAGAGTGGCGCGGTGATCTGCTGGGTGGGGTGACGGTTATTACCGGTGCGTTCGCGAACGGAGCGCCCATGACGGCCATTCCGCACTACGCCCGGTTCAATCGGAATCCGGCACCGCCGCCGCCACCGCCACGGCCAGACTCGGCGACGGCGGCCGCGAACGCGGCGGCCAATGCCATCGAGGTCGCGACGGCGGCCGCCACCGCCATCGCGGCCGGCAAACCGCTACCACGTCCTGCCGGGCCGACGGCGAGTTCAATTGTGTGGATTCGTGAGCGACCGGCGTGA